One part of the Arabidopsis thaliana chromosome 4, partial sequence genome encodes these proteins:
- a CDS encoding FAM63A-like protein (DUF544) (Protein of unknown function (DUF544); CONTAINS InterPro DOMAIN/s: Protein of unknown function DUF544 (InterPro:IPR007518); BEST Arabidopsis thaliana protein match is: Protein of unknown function (DUF544) (TAIR:AT4G11860.1); Has 737 Blast hits to 425 proteins in 174 species: Archae - 0; Bacteria - 23; Metazoa - 282; Fungi - 261; Plants - 75; Viruses - 0; Other Eukaryotes - 96 (source: NCBI BLink).): MAIDNSRPPPDEIFYKTKKILYRGQRCNIILQDKNGPCPLIAICNVLILKHGINLDTYNSQVSEEDLVNLVIDVLDDTDEYIDIGLIRKLACGINVDLKFERITDFELTPELDIFRSLKIPLYHGWLVDPTDVEIVAAIGGRSRDELEIALTTLDTQTVSSVDFAASAEHLGLGKGDIEEDEMVSKALALSEMEASLKGSFDTQRVVSGSLDVNQISEDDTLVTSVDIEAGCATTLGSNICQLSKFDDQFSSTESEDCDVGNKTNVGEEVSSTELGDETFGNVETENSSKMTDVLISVEKTNLESTKNDIISEAITLVNADLSEKSQDDDVSQSVYEVQSLLGQSSPEGKGTKGLTQEEGELIKGFFEESVTQLTWHGLFTLEDDLKEWELCVLFRNNHFATMLQHEERLYTLVTYEGYQMQQDLVWERFNKIDGDSAFFTGYFTKFIFKDQQHAISKTENSISRIKSENMDTTEFDRLLALELEQNDWAGETGSEVPIISYKHISSSLQELKEFLIWQNEQSS; this comes from the exons CGCCATTT GTAATGTTCTTATCTTGAAACACGGAATTAATCTAGACACTTACAATTCTCAAGTATCTGAAGAGGATTTGGTGAATCTTGTGATCGATGTACTGGATGATACAGACGAGTACATTGATATTGGGCTCATCAGAAAACTTGCTTGTGGGATAAATGTCGATTTGAAATTCGAGAG GATTACGGATTTTGAGTTAACACCTGAGCTAGATATATTTCGTTCACTTAAGATTCCTTTGTATCATGGATGGCTAGTTGATCCCACG GATGTGGAAATTGTTGCTGCAATCGGAGGCAGATCTCGTGATGAGTTAGAGATTGCGCTTACTACTTTAGACACACAGACTGTTAGTTCTGTTGATTTTGCTGCGTCTGCAGAGCATCTTGGATTGGGAAAGGGAgatattgaagaagatgaaatggtGTCAAAGGCCTTGGCATTATCTGAAATGGAAGCATCGTTAAAGGGAAGTTTTGATACTCAGAGAGTTGTGTCTGGGTCGTTAGATGTAAATCAGATCTCTGAGGATGACACATTGGTAACTTCTGTGGACATTGAAGCTGGTTGTGCTACCACCCTTGGCAGTAATATCTGTCAGCTGTCCAAATTTGATGATCAGTTTTCTTCTACGGAATCAGAAGATTGTGATGTTGGGAATAAGACCAATGTAGGTGAAGAGGTATCTTCAACGGAATTGGGAGATGAGACTTTTGGTAATGTTGAGACTGAGAATAGCAGCAAAATGACTGATGTGCTGATCTCTGTGGAGAAGACTAATCTGGAGTCGACCAAAAATGATATCATTTCTGAAGCTATAACTTTGGTTAATGCAG ATCTTAGTGAAAAATCCCAGGATGATGATGTCTCCCAGTCAGTTTATGAAGTCCAGTCTCTTCTTGGACAAAGCTCTCCGGAAGGGAAGGGTACAAAAGGGCTCACGCAAGAAGAGG GTGAATTGATCAAAGGATTCTTTGAAGAAAGTGTCACTCAACTAACTTGGCATGG GCTCTTTACCTTGGAAGATGACCTTAAAGAATGGGAACTTTGTGTCCTGTTCCGCAACAATCACTTCGCTACCATGCTGCAG caTGAAGAAAGACTCTATACTTTGGTTACCTATGAAGGCTATCAGATGCAGCAAGACTTGGTTTGGGAAAGATTCAACAAG ATTGATGGCGATTCTGCCTTCTTTACTGGTTACTTCACGAAATTCATCTTCAAGGATCAACAGCACGCAATTAGTAAAACTGAG AATTCTATCTCCAGAATCAAGAGTGAAAACATGGATACTACTGA GTTCGATCGTCTATTGGCGTTGGAGTTGGAGCAAAATGACTGGGCTGGAGAAACTGGATCAGAG GTACCAATAATAAGCTACAAGCAcatatcttcttcattacAAGAACTGAAAGAATTCCTAATATGGCAAAATGAACAATCATCATGA